The window GGTTGCACCAGAAGTAGCTAGTCTAACCTTCGGGAGGACGGTTACCACGGTGTGATTCATGACTGGGGTGAAGTCGTAACAAGGTAGCCGTAGGGGAACCTGCGGCTGGATCACCTCCTTAATCGACGACATCAGCTGCTCCATGAGCTCCCACACGAATTGCTTGATTCATTGAAGAAGACGAAAGAAGCAGCCCGAAATTGGGTCTGTAGCTCAGTTGGTTAGAGCGCACCCCTGATAAGGGTGAGGTCGGCAGTTCGAATCTGCCCAGACCCACCAATTTTGTGTGGGAAACGCCTGTAGAAATACGGGGCCATAGCTCAGCTGGGAGAGCGCCTGCCTTGCACGCAGGAGGTCAGCGGTTCGATCCCGCTTGGCTCCACCACTACTGCTTCTGAAGTTTGAAAGCTTAGAAATGAGCATTCCATCGTTGAGATGATGAATGTTGATTTCTAGTCTTTGACTAGTTCGTTCTTTAAAAATTTGGGTATGTGATAGAAAGATAGACTGAACGTTACTTTCACTGGTAACGGATCAGGCTAAGGTAAAATTTGTGAGTTCTCTTAGTTGAGAAATTCGAATTTTCGGCGAATGTCGTCTTCACAGTATAACCAGATTGCTTGGGGTTATATGGTCAAGTGAAGAAGCGCATACGGTGGATGCCTTGGCAGTCAGAGGCGATGAAAGACGTGGTAGCCTGCGAAAAGCTTCGGGGAGTCGGCAAACAGACTTTGATCCGGAGATGTCTGAATGGGGGAACCCAGCCATCATAAGATGGTTATCTTGTACTGAATACATAGGTGCAAGAGGCGAACCAGGGGAACTGAAACATCTAAGTACCCTGAGGAAAAGAAATCAACCGAGATTCCCTTAGTAGTGGCGAGCGAACGGGGACTAGCCCTTAAGTGGCTTTGAGATTAGCGGAACGCTCTGGAAAGTGCGGCCATAGTGGGTGATAGCCCTGTACGCGAAAATCTCTTGGTCATGAAATCGAGTAGGACGGAGCACGAGAAACTTTGTCTGAATATGGGGGGACCATCCTCCAAGGCTAAATACTACTGACTGACCGATAGTGAACTAGTACCGTGAGGGAAAGGCGAAAAGAACCCCGGAGAGGGGAGTGAAATAGATCCTGAAACCGTATGCGTACAAGCAGTGGGAGCAGACTTTGTTCTGTGACTGCGTACCTTTTGTATAATGGGTCAGCGACTTATTTTCAGTGGCGAGCTTAACCGAATAGGGGAGGCGTAGCGAAAGCGAGTCTTAATAGGGCGTCTAGTCGCTGGGAATAGACCCGAAACCGGGCGATCTATCCATGGGCAGGTTGAAGGTTGGGTAACACTAACTGGAGGACCGAACCGACTACCGTTGAAAAGTTAGCGGATGACCTGTGGATCGGAGTGAAAGGCTAATCAAGCTCGGAGATAGCTGGTTCTCCTCGAAAGCTATTTAGGTAGCGCCTCATGTATCACTGTAGGGGGTAGAGCACTGTTTCGGCTAGGGGGTCATCCCGACTTACCAAACCGATGCAAACTCCGAATACCTACAAGTGCCGAGCATGGGAGACACACGGCGGGTGCTAACGTCCGTCGTGAAAAGGGAAACAACCCAGACCGTCAGCTAAGGTCCCAAAGTTATGGTTAAGTGGGAAACGATGTGGGAAGGCTTAGACAGCTAGGAGGTTGGCTTAGAAGCAGCCACCCTTTAAAGAAAGCGTAATAGCTCACTAGTCGAGTCGGCCTGCGCGGAAGATGTAACGGGGCTCAAACCATACACCGAAGCTACGGGTATCATCTTAGGATGATGCGGTAGAGGAGCGTTCTGTAAGCCTGTGAAGGTGAGTTGAGAAGCTTGCTGGAGGTATCAGAAGTGCGAATGCTGACATGAGTAACGACAATGGGTGTGAAAAACACCCACGCCGAAAGACCAAGGTTTCCTGCGCAACGTTAATCGACGCAGGGTTAGTCGGTCCCTAAGGCGAGGCTGAAAAGCGTAGTCGATGGAAAACAGGTTAATATTCCTGTACTTCTGGTTATTGCGATGGAGGGACGGAGAAGGCTAGGCCAGCTTGGCGTTGGTTGTCCAAGTTTAAGGTGGTAGGCTGAGATCTTAGGTAAATCCGGGATCTTAAGGCCGAGAGCTGATGACGAGTTGTCTTTTAGATGACGAAGTGGTTGATGCCATGCTTCCAAGAAAAGCTTCTAAGCTTCAGGTAACCAGGAACCGTACCCCAAACCGACACAGGTGGTTGGGTAGAGAATACCAAGGCGCTTGAGAGAACTCGGGTGAAGGAACTAGGCAAAATGGCACCGTAACTTCGGGAGAAGGTGCGCCGGTGAGGGTGAAGGACTTGCTCCGTAAGCTCATGCCGGTCGAAGATACCAGGCCGCTGCGACTGTTTATTAAAAACACAGCACTCTGCAAACACGAAAGTGGACGTATAGGGTGTGACGCCTGCCCGGTGCCGGAAGGTTAATTGATGGGGTTAGCTAACGCGAAGCTCTTGATCGAAGCCCCGGTAAACGGCGGCCGTAACTATAACGGTCCTAAGGTAGCGAAATTCCTTGTCGGGTAAGTTCCGACCTGCACGAATGGCGTAACGATGGCGGCGCTGTCTCCACCCGAGACTCAGTGAAATTGAAATCGCTGTGAAGATGCAGTGTATCCGCGGCTAGACGGAAAGACCCCGTGAACCTTTACTATAGCTTTGCACTGGACTTTGAATTTGCTTGTGTAGGATAGGTGGGAGGCTTTGAAGCGTGGACGCCAGTTCGCGTGGAGCCATCCTTGAAATACCACCCTGGCAACTTTGAGGTTCTAACTCAGGTCCGTTATCCGGATCGAGGACAGTGTATGGTGGGTAGTTTGACTGGGGCGGTCTCCTCCTAAAGAGTAACGGAGGAGTACGAAGGTGCGCTCAGACCGGTCGGAAATCGGTCGTAGAGTATAAAGGCAAAAGCGCGCTTGACTGCGAGACAGACACGTCGAGCAGGTACGAAAGTAGGTCTTAGTGATCCGGTGGTTCTGTATGGAAGGGCCATCGCTCAACGGATAAAAGGTACTCCGGGGATAACAGGCTGATACCGCCCAAGAGTTCATATCGACGGCGGTGTTTGGCACCTCGATGTCGGCTCATCACATCCTGGGGCTGAAGCCGGTCCCAAGGGTATGGCTGTTCGCCATTTAAAGTGGTACGCGAGCTGGGTTTAGAACGTCGTGAGACAGTTCGGTCCCTATCTGCCGTGGACGTTTGAGATTTGAGAGGGGCTGCTCCTAGTACGAGAGGACCGGAGTGGACGAACCTCTGGTGTTCCGGTTGTCACGCCAGTGGCATTGCCGGGTAGCTATGTTCGGGAAAGATAACCGCTGAAAGCATCTAAGCGGGAAACTTGCCTCAAGATGAGATCTCACTGGAACCTTGAGTTCCCTGAAGGGCCGTCGAAGACTACGACGTTGATAGGTTGGGTGTGTAAGCGCTGTGAGGCGTTGAGCTAACCAATACTAATTGCCCGTGAGGCTTGACCATATAACACCCAAGCAATCTGTAGACTCAAAAGAGACCAGATTGCGGTGTGTGAAGACGAAACGAACCGAAAGTTCGATGTTCACAAACACCGACAGCTGTCACATACCCAATTTGCTGAAGCGAGGCCATCTGGCCACGACTCAGTACCCGAATTTCTTGACGACCATAGAGCGTTGGAACCACCTGATCCCATCCCGAACTCAGCAGTGAAACGATGCATCGCCGATGGTAGTGTGGGGTTTCCCCATGTGAGAGTAGGTCATCGTCAAGATTAAATTCCGAAACCCCAATTGCGAAAGCAATTGGGGTTTTGTTTTAGTAGAAGTTCCCCTTTTTACTGGCTTGTTACCGTGTTGACGGGCCAGATACAGAATTTCTTGACGACCATAGAGCGTTGGAACCACCTGATCCCATCCCGAACTCAGAAGTGAAACGATGCATCGCCGATGGTAGTGTGGGGTTTCCCCATGTGAGAGTAGGTCATCGTCAAGATTGAATTCCGAGACCCCTGTCTGCTAATCCAGACAGGGGTTTTCTCGTTTCAGGGCCTATCAAATCAAACGATCAAACGGCTTTACGTGCCTTGCTGATACGCCGCGCTTGCCACTTGCGCCACCAGATGTAGACGCCCGTCACTGACAATGTCGCAATCAAGATACCTAATACCGCGATCATTACTTGCCCAGTGAAACCAATGATCCGTCCCCCATGTATCGGCAGCTGCAACCGATAGAACCGCTCTCCCAACGTTCCCTGTCCCGCGATTTCCTGCCCTAATAATCGCCCGTCCGTACCATGGAAGAACAACCAGGATTTGCCATGGGCCTCGGTGTCATGTTGTCCGAACCCTGCACCGTAAAAGTTGTACTCAAAGCTGTAATACAACTCCCCGATCGCCGCTGTCAGCCCCAACCTTTTCCCCTCCTGCAATGCCCTGTCGTAAGCCTGTTGATAACTCAGTTGAGTCACTCCCAATTCCGAGGGAGGCATTCGTCCTCGAGCTTCATAGACGCTCGGTTCAACTGCTGAAAACAACGACACTGCGGGCTTGAACACCTGACTCGGCAAGTTCATGGCCACGCTGCTGATCGCGATCGGCAGCAACAACAGCCATAGCCATAGTCCCCCGGCTCGGTGCAGATCGAAGTTGAGACGATAGGCATGCCCGCCTTTCACCTTCCAGGCGGTCGACCACTTCTTCCAGAACGGCTTTCCACGCGGCAATGTCAGCCACAGCGCCACAAAACAATCGATCACCCAGGCAATGGCGACCAGCCCCATCAACAGCAATCCCCAGTTACCCGGCAACGTCAGGTTGTAGTGGAATTCGAGAATGAACGGGACAAAGTTCTCTCGCGCAAAGCAACACTCTCCCCAGTAACGCTGCCCCTTCTGCTCGGCACTGACCGGGTCCAGATAGAACACCTGATTACGCTCATCGAACGGCTTGCCGGTCGCCGGATCATTGCGTGGAACTGCTGCCAGCAACGCCGTATGCCCGACCTCATGCGGGTACTCCATGTACCAGACCTGCAGTTTCGGATGAGCCGTTTGCACCGCATCCACCAGCGCCCCCGGTGCCAGTCGCTCACCCTCGGCAGACGCCGCATAAAACTGCGGGTTCAACCACTCATCCAGCTCATGATTGAACGCCAGAATGCTTCCCGTGATCCCGGCCAGCAGCAGAAACACTGCTGTGGCCAATCCGATATAGCGATGCAACAAAACCAGAAATGCGCGCACGAAAAATTTCCCCACAGAGACGACAAAGCCAGCCCCTGAAGGTCAGGGGCTGGCTTTTTTATGCACAAGGCAATGGTTTAGAACTGGTAGCTGACGGTCGCGGCGACGTTGCGCTCTTCACCCATGTAACAGAAGTTCAGACTGGCGCAGGAAGCCACGTAGGACTCGTTTGTCAGATTGTTCGCATTGAGACGTACGTCAACGCCCTTCAAGCCGACTTTGCCCAAGTCATAGCCGATCGATGCGTCGAATAAGGTGTAGGACGGCACCTTCAAGGTGTTTTCGGCATCTGCCCAGCTATAGCCGACATAACGCACACCGCCGCCTAAACGAAGGCCATCCAGCGCTGCGCTGTCGAACTTGTAGTCGGCCCACAATGAGGCCATATGACGCGGCGCTTGGGTCGGCGAATTGCCTTTGTTCTCGATCACGTCGGTCGCCGTGCTCAGGGTGCTGACCATCGACTTCGAGTATTCGATATCGGTGAAGGTATAGCTGCCGAGTAACTTCAGGTTATCGGTCAACTGCATGTGCGCTTCCAGTTCCAGCCCCTGAGAGCGAACAGCGCCTACAGCGCGA of the Pseudomonas sp. Seg1 genome contains:
- a CDS encoding PepSY domain-containing protein, translated to MRAFLVLLHRYIGLATAVFLLLAGITGSILAFNHELDEWLNPQFYAASAEGERLAPGALVDAVQTAHPKLQVWYMEYPHEVGHTALLAAVPRNDPATGKPFDERNQVFYLDPVSAEQKGQRYWGECCFARENFVPFILEFHYNLTLPGNWGLLLMGLVAIAWVIDCFVALWLTLPRGKPFWKKWSTAWKVKGGHAYRLNFDLHRAGGLWLWLLLLPIAISSVAMNLPSQVFKPAVSLFSAVEPSVYEARGRMPPSELGVTQLSYQQAYDRALQEGKRLGLTAAIGELYYSFEYNFYGAGFGQHDTEAHGKSWLFFHGTDGRLLGQEIAGQGTLGERFYRLQLPIHGGRIIGFTGQVMIAVLGILIATLSVTGVYIWWRKWQARRISKARKAV